tttttttgatacaagttgttctcgacttacaaccattcgcttagtgactgttcagagttacaatggaacttgaaaaaagtgtcttatgaccgtttttcacacttaacaatcattgcagcatcaggTGGTCGAAAttcggctgcttggcaactggcatgtatttttgaccgttgcagtatcacagggtcatatgatcaccttttgcaaccttctgacaagcaaagtcagtagggaagccagattcacttaacaacccgtatcacttaactgcagtgattcacttaacaactgtggcaagagaggtcataaaataagACAAAgcccatttaacaactgtcttgcttaacaactaaatattgggctcaattgtgtttgtaagtcaatgactacctgtgaACTGGTGTTTGACTTGTCTGGAAGAGAGTGGATCTGAATTCTGTACGAAGTAATCTACAGGATCAAGATCAATCCACTTAAAAGAGAATCTATTATTCAATAAGAGTGAATTTACATATTTAGTGGCCTAAAGACTTCATCAATAATTATAATATACAGCCACCAATTATCATTTGTTCCTACACCAAAATGAAACCAAGCAAGCCATATTAGGCCTTATTATTATGAGCCATATAGCAGTTAAATAACCACcttctgatttttaaaagttacaaatcttttgtgggtGTTTCAAGCCATTATAGCTTGGCAGAAACGTTAGTGCAGTCCTGATCAGGGAGAGAGGGGCAGCATCTGTACTGTACTTGAAGAAATCCTTACTCTATTGTAATTCTTACCCATCAGTCCCATggatccagaaacaaagaaatttATACAGGATATTTTGTTTTGTCAAACTCCATCTTTGGAATTGGCCCCAGGGCTGAGAGGTAATTGCTCTCGGCAAACGCTTATCATGTGTTCCTTATTCAAGTCTTACCTCTGGGTTCCTGAATGTTGCAAATCACGATCTTGTTTGACAGCAAGAATGACACACGTGTGTAAATGAGAACCTTAATGTGACAAAACACTCAACTAGAGCTGTCACTTTCATTGCAATTTCTAAGCAGTGTTTGATATTCTGCTCGGTTTTTGCCTCTCGATCCAAATACTAATAGAGTTACTAACTGGCCAGGAGGTCAGTAGGTGGGGTCTTTGCAATTGCAGTGCCTTGTGAGTTTGTTTTTCCGTATTAGCAAATGCAATCCATTACACTTTGCTGAAGGCTGGTATTTGCAGAAACCTAGAATTACattaaatgaaaaaacaaacaaaaagccttTGCATCTCTTTTGAGATGTTAAGTACTTGAAATTCACAGTTAAATGGAGACAAATCCTGTAATGTAAATATATCCCAGATTACCTTTCCAAATGAATCTTTCTTATGTAAATAACTCCCATGAATATAGGCCACTTGAATTTGCACCAGTTCAATTTACAAATGTTGCCTGTGCCACACTGACTTTCTTTGCATATAGTGTGAATGAAAATAAGTCATGCTAATAGTTTACAGAATATGCTGTTTAGCAGCTTTGGCTTGACACCAGGCAACTATTTCCACCTGTTAACAAGATACCGGTAGTTGGTTTTAAAACTGCCTGCCACAAATGGACAACATTTGGCAAAATTCAAATTTAGTTACAATTTTATTAACCAGTTATTGTTTTAAGAACATCTAGGTCtctctttctcaaccttggccccttggaagatgtgtgaacttcaactcccagaatatgctggctagggaattctgggagttgaagtccacacattttcaagcactacagttgagaaacactgctctaggtaGTACCTAATGCAGAACAGCCAACTAATGAAAGCTGCTATCTTTTCCTTCCAGATGGACTTGATGCCATTTGTTAATAAAGCTGGATGTGAGTGTCTTAATGAAAGTGATGAACATGGATTTGATAATTGTTTACGTAAAGACTCCACCTTCTTGGAATCAGACTGTGATGAGCAGGTATTAACAACTTTCAAAAATCTTCTGGACAATAATTGTTTATTTTTCAATAGagcaagtactgtatttttcagagtataagacgcaccggagtataagacgcaccttagtttttggggaggaaaataagaaaaaagctgattggcaggtggatcggcctcccgaaatACCTCCAATCAGTCGTTCCCAGAGGTGAAGTTTAGCAACAGGttagttggttgtgagctctgtgccttgctttttttcctgtctctgaaagcctctgaaacagagcttcaaaaagctttttttttttctgaaaaggcttttttttctgaagctctgttttggaggctttttttctgaagcttctttcagaggcttttttcagccactGAAATTTCCGTTTGcgaggctgggcggggctacattcggagtataagacgcacccagattttcatcctctttgggGGGAACAAGGTgtgccttatactctgaaaaatacggtattttcctCTGTGTATTTATTCAAATCACCTACTCTGATTCGGATGTAGATACAAGGGAACAAGTAACCCAAAATTTGTGCAGCGATGTGTTGTCTACCATGCATTTGAGCATTCTGttctcaatcttttttttccccctttcctccacAGCTGCTTATAACAGTAGCTTTTAATCAACCGGTCAAGCTTTATTCTATGAAATGTCAAGGACCTGATAatggtaagtaaaaaaaaaaaagattattcctCAAAGAGAAGttccactgtttttaattttaaccatGTTGATTTTAATAATAGAAAGATAAACTACGGTTTTCTTTTCTCTGTTCTGTTTTCTGTTCTCCACATTGCAGGACAGAGTTAGAACAAATTAATTGAAAATACCATCAATGCATGCGGAATGTGGCAAAACAAACTTATCGAGCCCTGCTTAAAGCAACTGCATTCTAAAGTCACTTAGATAATTTTGTCTTATAATGGAACCATATTGTGTTTCATGTTACTTTGCCTTTGAGTACACAACATATGtaataataatgtaattattCTCATTAAATAATTAAACCATAAGCACAATCATGTAAATAAAACCAGCTTTTGCTTTGATATTGGCATTTACCTTTCATGTTTAGCTTGAGCTTAATGGTTTGGCAGTAGAGTCTAGGTTTCTGAAAAGGATTGATCATGTTTTTATTATAGGTCAAGGTCCGaaatatgtaaaaatatttatcaaTCTTCCTCGATCaatggattttgaagaggcagaaagAAGCGAACCCACTCAAGCTTTGGAACTAACCCCAGATGATATTAAAGAAGACAGCATAATTCAGCTTCGCTATGTAAAATTTCAGAATGTTAACAGTGTAACTGTGAGTACAAAATCTTGACTGCCTTCCCAGTAATGCAATTGTGCCAACTTGAACAAAACTGTAGTTTGAAACATGTACCGTCATCCTAGAATTCAGGTTCAAAATTAGCTGCAAGCAAGCTTGAGTCTCACCAATTATGTTCCGCAGACTTAAAAttgagtttattttattattctatggtTTTGACTCATTTTCTATGAATGTGGATCTTTCATGGATTGTTGACACTTCTACATATATAATTCAGTGCTTGTCTCTTCTCTTTTAGTTATTTGTCCAGTCTAATCAAGGTGATGAAGAAACAACAAGAATTGCATATTTCACATTTATTGGAACACCAGTTCAAGCAACAAACATGAATGATTTCAAGCGAGTAAGTTCAAATTTGGCTTcgaaacaagaaacaattgtaactTGAATATGGTGTGAATCTTACAcatattttcaaaattaactggcaatgttttcaaaaagaaaaagttgaattTGTTTCTTTGGAGTCTTTATTCTGTAAAAAGCCAAAGAATGCATGGTTGCTCTAAAAAGCTTATAAGAACTGCTTAAGCCAGAGATTTCCATGAATAGTTACTTACCCCTAAAAGGCCAAAGTGAGTTTGAGGAAAGAATGTAAGAAGCCAGGAAAAACATTGAAGAAATAATATAATATGACTATATTCTTTACTCACAATGATTATTTGCTCCTGCTTAATTTCTCAGCCTCCAATGCATACTTTTTAAATTCTCTCTGATTACAAAAAGTTAATAAAATTACTTCTGTAAAATGAATAAAACTTTTTTGGGACAGCAAAACTGGCTTTGATACTGGATTCTTAGTTGTACAGTGAAGCCACCGTttgtttatttaaacaatttgttAAGGCCTCCCCTTTTCcaaaagtgactttgggccaaatacAGAGGTCAAAACAATAATTAAGAAACCTAAGTGACCAAGACTCTAAACTCAATCCAACTCATGATATAACCATATTAACCAGTAGAGCTCACTTAACCACATGGCCCAAGTTTTAGAAGGAATCAGCAAAATCATCATCTAGCAATAatcctgctttaaaaaataataataattctggatTAACACAGTACGTAAGAAATTGGTGTTTGTTGATTATGTAATTAAAGTGCCTTAAACAATAAGCTTTCTGAAGTTGAAAGCAGAAAATGGGAGTAGTCAATCATTCTTTTGGGAATCTTGACTTAAGGAATACATTTAAATCTTACAAATATGCATGGTGTGTGATGACGTTATTTTGAAATGTTTGAGGCTTACATAAACATTTGTTTCGTATTCCAAAGGTTAAGTTTGATTGTACATGTTTATCTACAAATGTCAGAGGAGTTATGACAATAATCTTTCTCTTGAAATGTTTCCTTCTCCAGTCAATACCTTTTagcccctttaaaaaaaacaaacagatagCTCTctttgatcatcatcatcatttaatagAGAGGAGTTTGGGCAACTgtatggagctagcagagcgtttaATGGCCGAATGCCctccctgtcaccaatgcagagctttgttcaacaaatatatcctcagtgtgcagagagagagagagagaaaatatctgcctctacctaggatcaaactcacagcctcctgatagggaggcaagagctccacctctaggccaccgcaccactccaggTAGATCTCTTTGATCTACATTAGAAAAGTAGAGAGACTAGAAGTGATAGGATGCTTCCTTTGTGGAAAGTTCCTTGCTTAGAATTGTTTTTTCTTGGTGAATAACAGCAACTGCAGTTGATTGTGCTACCTGGAGTGATTATTACATAGCCTGTAGGCTTATCCTTAGCAGAGGCAGCTCTGGAGCTGAAGCGTTAGGACTATTGCTTTGAAAAAGAAAGGTAGAAGTAGCTGAGAATTCTACCAAAGTCCCTTTAATGATGTGAAGGAGGGTATAATTAAAGATGCCTC
This genomic window from Ahaetulla prasina isolate Xishuangbanna chromosome 2, ASM2864084v1, whole genome shotgun sequence contains:
- the TXNL1 gene encoding thioredoxin-like protein 1; this translates as MVGVKVIANDADFQSELSAAGCRLAVAKFTMRGCGPCLRVAPAFNALSNKYPQATFLEVDVHQCQGTAATNNISATPTFLFFRNKVRIDQYQGADAVGLEDKIKQHLENDPGINEDADIPKGYMDLMPFVNKAGCECLNESDEHGFDNCLRKDSTFLESDCDEQLLITVAFNQPVKLYSMKCQGPDNGQGPKYVKIFINLPRSMDFEEAERSEPTQALELTPDDIKEDSIIQLRYVKFQNVNSVTLFVQSNQGDEETTRIAYFTFIGTPVQATNMNDFKRVVGKKGESH